The Montipora capricornis isolate CH-2021 chromosome 3, ASM3666992v2, whole genome shotgun sequence genome window below encodes:
- the LOC138041925 gene encoding mothers against decapentaplegic homolog 6-like: protein MFKLFRFVSKVSLLEKFSVLTGSKDFSPDESAELKAVTHSILKRLREKDLSALVRALETQGGSETPCIFFHSHEGLGKRVAVEPHLVLFRVFRLPQIRSSSELKHIASCSSCYGLDKVCINPYHYSAVMSTEPSGEIYTALTNVVAAEKDESSGFISNLTQSTTRQLDSRTSYTQPCSQTTDYFAAGKEWPKHWCSISYWEHNERIGPWYEGRSDVINVFDWLPEPSGFCLADLNRRSDVSEVTKRVRSQIGYGLQLTREGDEIWIYNRSNFSLFANGPTLTYSNVNIPGGKWRHNIVVHKVPPGCSLKVFDYKLSPQVCQAVDSDGVRCYHPESVRISFKKGWGSTSASKKYCRPLVTSCPCWIEIHLFVSR from the exons ATGTTCAAGTTGTTCAGATTTGTAAGCAAAGTGTCCCTGCTCGAGAAATTCTCGGTTCTCACAGGCAGCAAGGATTTTTCGCCAGACGAAAGTGCTGAACTCAAGGCGGTAACTCATTCGATCCTGAAGCGGTTAAGAGAGAAAGACTTGTCCGCCTTAGTACGGGCTTTGGAGACGCAAGGTGGCAGCGAAACGCCGTGCATTTTCTTTCACAGTCACGAGGGACTGGGGAAACGAGTGGCGGTCGAACCACATCTTGTTTTGTTCCGAGTATTTCGCCTGCCGCAGATTCGCAGCTCGAGCGAACTCAAGCATATCGCTTCGTGTTCGTCTTGTTATGGCCTCGACAAAGTGTGCATTAATCCTTACCATTATAGCGCTGTTATGAGCACAG AACCCAGCGGTGAGATTTATACAGCTTTAACAAATGTCGTGGCTGCCGAAAAAGACGAAAGTTCAG GGTTTATAAGCAATCTTACGCAGTCAACAACCCGTCAACTGGATAGCAGAACTTCTTACACGCAACCTTGTTCGCAAACCACTG ATTATTTTGCCGCTGGGAAAGAATGGCCCAAACATTGGTGTTCGATTTCATATTGGGAGCACAATGAGAGAATCGGACCGTGGTATGAAGGAAGATCGGATgttataaatgtttttgactgGCTACCTGAACCTAGTGGATTCTGTCTGGCAGATCTTAACAGACGCAGCGATGTTTCGGAGGTGACAAAACGAGTACGGTCTCAAATTGGCTATGGTCTACAGCTAACTCGCGAGGGAGATGAAATATGGATTTATAATCGAAGTAATTTCTCCTTATTTGCAAATGGTCCTACACTGACTTACTCCAATGTTAACATTCCCGGTGGAAAATGGAGACATAATATAGTCGTCCATAAGGTTCCTCCCGGCTGTTCCCTCAAGGTTTTCGATTACAAGCTCTCCCCTCAAGTATGTCAGGCTGTAGACAGTGATGGTGTCAGATGCTATCATCCCGAATCGGTTAGAATTAGTTTTAAGAAAGGATGGGGGTCGACATCAGCATCAAAGAAATACTGCAGACCGCTAGTAACATCTTGCCCATGTTGGATCGAAATACATCTATTTGTCTCAAGGTAG